In the Streptomyces fradiae ATCC 10745 = DSM 40063 genome, one interval contains:
- the gnd gene encoding phosphogluconate dehydrogenase (NAD(+)-dependent, decarboxylating): MELGLIGLGKMGGNMRERIRRAGHTVVGYDRNPDLADVHSLEELVGALKGPRVVWVMVPAGEATQTTIDQLAELLSPGDVVVDGGNSRWTDDEKHAEELAAKGIGFVDCGVSGGVWGLENGYALMYGGDAEDVAKVQPVFDALKPEGEFGAVHAGKVGAGHFAKMVHNGIEYAMMQAFAEGWELLEAVDSVTDVREVFRSWQEGTVIRSWLLDLAVRALDDDEHLEKLRGYAADSGEGRWTVEAAIDNAVPLPAITASLFARFASRQDDSPQMKMIAALRNQFGGHAVENK, translated from the coding sequence ATGGAGCTCGGTCTCATCGGCCTCGGCAAGATGGGCGGCAACATGCGCGAGCGCATCCGCCGCGCGGGCCACACCGTCGTCGGGTACGACCGCAATCCCGACCTCGCCGATGTCCACAGCCTCGAGGAGCTGGTGGGCGCGCTGAAGGGCCCGCGCGTCGTGTGGGTGATGGTCCCGGCCGGCGAGGCCACCCAGACCACCATCGACCAGCTCGCGGAGCTGCTCTCCCCCGGCGACGTCGTCGTGGACGGCGGCAACTCCCGCTGGACGGACGACGAGAAGCACGCCGAGGAGCTGGCCGCCAAGGGCATCGGCTTCGTCGACTGCGGCGTCTCCGGCGGCGTCTGGGGCCTGGAGAACGGCTACGCCCTCATGTACGGCGGCGACGCCGAGGACGTCGCCAAGGTGCAGCCGGTCTTCGACGCGCTGAAGCCGGAGGGTGAGTTCGGAGCCGTCCACGCGGGCAAGGTCGGCGCCGGCCACTTCGCGAAGATGGTGCACAACGGCATCGAGTACGCGATGATGCAGGCCTTCGCCGAGGGCTGGGAGCTGCTGGAGGCCGTGGACTCCGTCACGGACGTCCGCGAGGTCTTCCGCTCCTGGCAGGAGGGGACGGTCATCCGCTCCTGGCTGCTCGACCTGGCGGTCCGGGCGCTCGACGACGACGAGCACCTGGAGAAGCTGCGCGGCTACGCCGCGGACTCCGGCGAGGGCCGCTGGACGGTCGAGGCCGCCATCGACAACGCCGTGCCGCTGCCCGCGATCACCGCGTCGCTGTTCGCGCGGTTCGCGTCCCGCCAGGACGACTCGCCGCAGATGAAGATGATCGCCGCGCTGCGCAACCAGTTCGGCGGCCACGCGGTGGAGAACAAGTAA
- the dnaN gene encoding DNA polymerase III subunit beta → MKIRVERDVLAEAVAWVARSLPARPPAPVLAGLLLKAEDGALSFSSFDYEVSARVSVEAEVEEDGTVLVSGRLLADICRALPNRPVEISTDGVRATVVCGSSRFTLHTLPVEEYPALPQMPSATGTVPGEVFASAAAQVAIAAGRDDTLPVLTGVRIEIEGDRVTLASTDRYRFAVREFLWKPESPDASAVALVPAKTLLDTAKALTSGDTVTLALAGSGAGEGLIGFEGAGRRTTTRLLEGDLPKYRTLFPTEFNSVATIETAPFVEAVKRVALVAERNTPVRLSFEQGVLILEAGSSDDAQAVERVDAQLEGDDISIAFNPTFLLDGLSAIDAPVAQLSFTTSTKPALLNGKPAVDAEADEAYKYLIMPVRLSG, encoded by the coding sequence GTGAAGATCCGGGTGGAGCGCGATGTACTCGCGGAGGCGGTGGCCTGGGTGGCCCGCAGCCTCCCGGCCCGGCCGCCCGCGCCCGTGCTCGCGGGCCTGCTGCTGAAGGCCGAGGACGGTGCGCTGAGCTTCTCCAGCTTCGACTACGAGGTCTCCGCGCGGGTCTCCGTCGAGGCCGAGGTCGAGGAGGACGGCACGGTCCTGGTGTCCGGGCGGCTGCTCGCCGACATCTGCCGGGCGCTCCCCAACAGGCCTGTGGAGATCTCCACGGACGGGGTGCGCGCCACGGTGGTCTGCGGCTCCTCGCGCTTCACCCTCCACACACTGCCTGTGGAGGAGTACCCCGCACTGCCGCAGATGCCGAGCGCCACCGGCACGGTGCCCGGCGAGGTCTTCGCCTCCGCCGCCGCCCAGGTGGCGATCGCCGCTGGCCGTGACGACACGCTGCCGGTCCTGACCGGTGTGCGCATCGAGATCGAGGGCGACCGCGTCACGCTGGCCTCCACCGACCGCTACCGCTTCGCGGTCCGCGAGTTCCTGTGGAAGCCGGAGTCCCCGGACGCCTCCGCCGTCGCGCTGGTCCCCGCCAAGACGCTGCTCGACACGGCCAAGGCCCTCACCAGCGGTGACACGGTGACGCTGGCGCTGGCGGGCTCCGGTGCCGGCGAAGGCCTGATCGGTTTCGAGGGCGCGGGCCGCCGCACCACCACGCGGCTGCTCGAGGGCGACCTGCCGAAGTACCGGACGCTGTTCCCGACGGAGTTCAACTCGGTCGCGACGATCGAGACGGCGCCGTTCGTGGAGGCCGTGAAGCGCGTGGCGCTGGTCGCCGAGCGGAACACCCCGGTGCGGCTCAGCTTCGAGCAGGGCGTGCTCATCCTGGAGGCCGGTTCCAGCGACGACGCACAGGCTGTGGAGCGTGTCGACGCGCAGCTGGAGGGCGACGACATCTCGATCGCCTTCAACCCGACCTTCCTGCTCGACGGCCTCAGCGCCATCGACGCCCCGGTCGCCCAGCTCTCCTTCACCACGTCCACCAAGCCCGCGCTCCTCAACGGCAAGCCGGCCGTCGACGCGGAGGCGGACGAGGCGTACAAGTACCTGATCATGCCGGTGCGCCTCAGCGGCTGA
- a CDS encoding DUF721 domain-containing protein — protein MSTQPHWQPRSAPLPQAPGPAPAPSAAEQPWAAGPQAAPVPEPSGVDLARVALRAAKEQAKARGAAAQQKKQARRGGGLRSGARADGRDPLPLGAAINRLITERGWETPAAVGGVMGRWPQIVGEDLAKHCVPLRYDEDPGERVLTVQCDSTAWATQLRLLAPRLVARLNEDLGHGTVRQIRVLGPGGPRRGYGPLRAPGSTGAGDTYG, from the coding sequence ATGAGTACCCAGCCGCACTGGCAGCCGCGGTCCGCGCCGCTGCCCCAGGCGCCGGGCCCCGCACCGGCCCCGTCCGCGGCGGAGCAGCCGTGGGCGGCGGGCCCGCAGGCCGCTCCGGTGCCGGAGCCCTCGGGCGTCGACCTCGCGCGCGTGGCGCTGCGCGCGGCCAAGGAGCAGGCGAAGGCGCGGGGCGCCGCCGCGCAGCAGAAGAAGCAGGCACGGCGCGGCGGAGGGCTGCGTTCCGGCGCCCGCGCGGACGGGCGGGACCCGCTGCCGCTGGGCGCGGCGATCAACCGGCTGATCACCGAGCGCGGCTGGGAGACCCCGGCGGCGGTCGGCGGTGTCATGGGCCGCTGGCCGCAGATCGTCGGCGAGGACCTGGCGAAGCACTGCGTGCCGCTGCGGTACGACGAGGACCCCGGCGAGCGGGTGCTCACCGTGCAGTGCGACTCCACGGCGTGGGCGACCCAGCTGCGGCTGCTCGCGCCCCGGCTGGTGGCCCGGCTCAACGAGGACCTGGGGCACGGGACCGTACGGCAGATCCGCGTGCTCGGGCCGGGCGGTCCGCGCCGGGGGTACGGGCCGCTGCGGGCGCCCGGCAGTACGGGTGCGGGGGACACGTACGGGTGA
- the recF gene encoding DNA replication/repair protein RecF (All proteins in this family for which functions are known are DNA-binding proteins that assist the filamentation of RecA onto DNA for the initiation of recombination or recombinational repair.): MHVTHLSLADFRSYARVEVPLDPGVSVFVGANGQGKTNLVEAVGYLATLGSHRVSSDAPLVRMGAPRAVIRAAVRQGERQQLVELELNPGKANRARINRSSQVRPRDVLGIIRTVLFAPEDLALVKGDPGERRRFLDELVTARSPRMAGVRSDYDRVLRQRNTLLKSAAMARRHGGRSLDLSTLDVWDQHLARVGAELLAHRLDLVATLQPLADKAYEQLAPGGGPVTLEYRGSAGGEGHAPADREALYERLLAALADARKQEIERGVTLVGPHRDDLALMLGQMPAKGYASHGESWSYALALRLASYDLLRAEGNEPVLVLDDVFAELDARRRERLAELVAPGEQVLVTAAVDDDVPGVLAGARYAVSEGEVERV; encoded by the coding sequence ATGCACGTCACGCATCTGTCGCTGGCCGACTTCCGCTCGTACGCCCGGGTCGAGGTCCCTCTCGACCCGGGCGTCAGCGTCTTCGTCGGCGCCAACGGGCAGGGCAAGACCAACCTGGTGGAGGCCGTCGGCTACCTGGCGACGCTCGGCAGCCACCGGGTGTCCTCCGACGCGCCCCTCGTGCGGATGGGCGCCCCGCGGGCCGTGATCCGGGCTGCCGTGCGCCAGGGCGAGCGGCAGCAGCTGGTGGAGCTGGAGCTCAACCCCGGCAAGGCCAACCGCGCGAGAATCAACAGGTCCTCGCAGGTCAGACCGCGTGACGTGCTGGGGATCATACGGACGGTGCTGTTCGCGCCCGAGGACCTCGCCCTGGTGAAGGGCGACCCCGGCGAGCGGCGCCGGTTCCTCGACGAGCTGGTCACCGCCCGCTCGCCGCGGATGGCGGGGGTGCGGTCCGACTACGACCGGGTCCTCAGACAGCGCAACACCCTGCTGAAGAGCGCCGCCATGGCCCGCCGCCACGGCGGCCGCTCCCTGGACCTGTCCACGCTCGACGTGTGGGACCAGCACCTGGCCCGCGTGGGCGCCGAACTGCTGGCGCACCGCCTCGACCTGGTCGCCACCCTCCAGCCCCTCGCCGACAAGGCGTACGAGCAGCTCGCCCCCGGCGGTGGCCCCGTCACCCTGGAGTACCGCGGCTCCGCGGGCGGCGAGGGGCACGCCCCGGCCGACCGGGAGGCGCTGTACGAGCGGCTGCTCGCCGCGCTCGCGGACGCGCGCAAGCAGGAGATCGAGCGGGGCGTCACCCTCGTCGGGCCGCACCGGGACGACCTCGCGCTGATGCTGGGGCAGATGCCGGCGAAGGGGTACGCGAGCCACGGCGAGTCCTGGTCGTACGCGCTGGCGCTCCGGCTGGCCTCCTACGACCTGCTGCGCGCGGAGGGCAACGAACCGGTGCTCGTGCTGGACGACGTCTTCGCGGAGCTGGACGCGCGGCGGCGGGAGCGGCTGGCGGAACTGGTCGCTCCCGGCGAGCAGGTGCTGGTGACGGCCGCGGTCGACGACGACGTGCCGGGCGTGCTGGCGGGTGCGCGGTACGCGGTGTCGGAAGGGGAGGTGGAGCGCGTATGA